A portion of the Sphingobacterium spiritivorum genome contains these proteins:
- a CDS encoding TolC family protein, with translation MKIKLLGLGALLVFAHLDGFSQEKRKMTLAEIIQLASTQSTEAHLSDTKIESRRLEVQSAKNSQLPEAQLSGQYMLMTTPDINFHIPLGGEGGAPDIKANQLMLGRATINMPIYTGGKITESIHASENALKAEQWSAQATKDQLSKRALSLYLNLYKAQQTNLLIEENIKRARQRVEDFKAMETNGVIARNDLLKAELQLSNYLVAQQEAQKNVKVMNYQLANFLKLDEQTEFAQIELETGNVSNLHASMETAVAHRSDLKAAEAQHDVALNQVKIAKAANYPTLFATGGYTAMDVKNVITVKNAMNVGVGVSYDISSLYKNKKNVNVARNKVREVEDNMSLLNDQIKVQVQQANENYELAKAQDRVYVQAVDQANENFRIVKDKYDNGVADTDDLLEADVQQLQSRINLAIGKANTVEKYYDLLLTNGEINQK, from the coding sequence ATGAAAATTAAATTATTGGGTTTGGGTGCACTTTTAGTGTTTGCTCATCTGGATGGGTTTTCTCAGGAAAAACGTAAGATGACACTGGCTGAAATTATACAATTGGCCAGTACGCAAAGCACAGAAGCCCACTTATCGGATACCAAAATCGAAAGCCGCAGGTTAGAAGTACAATCTGCAAAAAACAGTCAGTTGCCGGAAGCACAATTAAGTGGTCAGTACATGTTGATGACAACTCCGGATATCAATTTCCATATCCCACTCGGGGGAGAGGGAGGTGCACCTGATATTAAAGCTAATCAGCTTATGCTGGGGAGAGCAACGATCAATATGCCGATCTACACCGGAGGTAAGATTACGGAAAGTATTCACGCTTCAGAAAATGCATTGAAGGCTGAACAATGGTCAGCACAGGCAACAAAGGATCAGCTTTCCAAGCGGGCATTGTCCTTGTATCTGAACTTGTATAAGGCACAGCAGACTAATCTGCTGATTGAAGAAAATATCAAACGTGCCAGACAGCGTGTAGAGGATTTTAAAGCTATGGAAACGAATGGAGTGATTGCCCGTAATGATCTGTTGAAGGCTGAATTACAATTGTCTAATTATCTGGTAGCACAACAGGAAGCTCAGAAAAATGTGAAAGTGATGAACTATCAACTGGCAAATTTTCTGAAACTGGATGAACAGACTGAATTTGCACAGATAGAGCTGGAAACAGGCAATGTTTCAAATCTTCACGCTTCTATGGAAACTGCTGTGGCTCATCGTTCGGATCTTAAAGCTGCAGAAGCACAGCATGATGTAGCCCTGAATCAGGTGAAAATCGCTAAAGCTGCTAACTATCCGACTTTGTTTGCAACAGGTGGCTACACAGCTATGGATGTGAAAAATGTAATTACAGTGAAGAATGCTATGAATGTAGGTGTAGGAGTGTCTTACGATATCAGTTCACTGTATAAAAATAAAAAGAATGTAAATGTTGCCCGCAATAAGGTTCGTGAGGTAGAAGATAATATGAGCTTGCTGAATGATCAGATCAAAGTACAGGTACAGCAGGCTAATGAAAATTATGAGCTGGCAAAAGCGCAGGACAGGGTATACGTACAGGCGGTAGATCAGGCCAATGAAAACTTCAGAATCGTAAAAGATAAATATGATAACGGTGTGGCAGATACGGATGATCTGCTGGAGGCTGACGTACAACAACTGCAAAGCAGAATCAATCTGGCTATCGGAAAAGCAAATACAGTAGAGAAGTATTATGATCTACTATTGACTAATGGAGAAATCAATCAGAAATAA
- a CDS encoding TetR family transcriptional regulator, whose amino-acid sequence MEINEKQLEILNVAENLFSIKGFDGTSVRDIASEANVNVAMINYYFGSKEGLLDTLINVRVENFKMNGESLKDISSPMEKVDKMIELYVKSMNCNRGLYQVIAVESTIKRKLLLSESFQELKYHNLRVIEEVVQDGVDKGVFQPGNSYIHIHATLMGTFMNFQMNYLFLKSALNMDSEEEYSNYIETELIHYLQKNIKALLTYEN is encoded by the coding sequence ATGGAGATAAACGAAAAGCAACTGGAAATACTGAATGTCGCCGAGAATCTTTTTTCGATAAAGGGTTTTGACGGGACTTCCGTTCGGGATATTGCCAGCGAAGCCAACGTAAATGTGGCTATGATCAATTATTACTTCGGATCAAAAGAGGGGCTGCTGGATACACTGATCAATGTACGCGTGGAGAATTTTAAAATGAATGGCGAAAGTTTGAAGGATATTTCATCTCCGATGGAAAAAGTAGACAAGATGATTGAGCTGTACGTCAAATCTATGAACTGTAACCGTGGTTTATATCAGGTAATAGCAGTGGAGTCGACGATCAAACGTAAGCTGCTGCTTTCGGAATCATTTCAGGAGCTTAAATACCACAATCTGCGTGTAATTGAAGAAGTTGTTCAGGATGGAGTGGATAAAGGGGTTTTCCAGCCCGGAAATAGTTATATCCATATTCATGCAACACTGATGGGTACATTTATGAATTTTCAAATGAACTATTTATTTCTCAAATCAGCACTGAATATGGATTCGGAAGAAGAGTATTCCAATTACATTGAGACAGAACTGATTCATTATTTACAAAAGAATATTAAAGCACTACTCACATATGAAAATTAA
- the holA gene encoding DNA polymerase III subunit delta translates to MNVSPILSDIKNKKLKPVYLLHGEEPYFIDLISDTIESSVLDDAQKGFDQTILYGKDTDFITIVNAAKRYPMLSDHQVILIKEAQDLKWKQGEELLLNYVEHLTPSTVLVFNYKYGKFDKRKKLYKAIEKTGEVVESNKLYEDKVAGWITSYVKDHGWSIHPQAAAMMAEYLGTDLSKVSNELDKLMLNVPKSTEIGAGDIERNIGISKDFNVFELNTALAKRNALKAYQIVDYFAANPKNNPLVVVLGAMGGYFTKVLKYHYLPDKSAAAKELGVHPFFIKEYEIAARNYNRRKAFDIINHLKEADLKSKGMNVGSNTGTDDILREMIFNILN, encoded by the coding sequence ATGAATGTTAGTCCTATTCTTTCGGATATCAAAAATAAAAAACTCAAACCCGTTTATCTTTTACACGGGGAGGAACCTTACTTTATTGATCTGATCAGCGATACTATTGAAAGTTCGGTGCTGGATGATGCACAGAAAGGATTTGATCAGACGATCCTGTACGGCAAAGACACGGACTTTATCACTATAGTGAATGCGGCAAAGCGTTATCCGATGTTGAGTGATCATCAGGTTATCCTGATCAAAGAAGCTCAGGATCTGAAGTGGAAGCAGGGGGAGGAGCTCTTGCTAAACTATGTGGAGCATCTTACGCCTAGTACCGTGCTGGTATTCAACTATAAATACGGCAAATTTGATAAGCGTAAAAAACTTTATAAGGCTATTGAAAAGACCGGTGAAGTTGTAGAGTCTAACAAGCTTTATGAAGATAAAGTGGCTGGCTGGATTACTTCTTATGTGAAGGATCATGGCTGGTCCATTCATCCGCAGGCTGCAGCAATGATGGCTGAATATTTAGGAACAGATCTTTCCAAGGTATCTAATGAGCTCGATAAACTGATGCTGAATGTGCCAAAGTCTACGGAAATAGGAGCAGGAGATATCGAACGAAATATCGGGATATCCAAAGATTTTAATGTGTTTGAACTGAATACGGCTCTGGCGAAGCGCAATGCGCTGAAAGCGTACCAGATTGTCGATTATTTTGCTGCTAACCCCAAGAATAATCCGTTAGTAGTCGTATTGGGGGCAATGGGCGGTTACTTTACAAAAGTATTAAAGTATCATTATCTTCCGGATAAATCTGCTGCTGCCAAGGAACTGGGGGTTCATCCCTTTTTTATAAAAGAATATGAGATTGCAGCGCGGAATTACAACCGTCGTAAGGCATTCGATATTATAAACCATTTGAAAGAAGCAGATCTCAAATCAAAAGGAATGAATGTAGGCAGTAATACGGGTACGGATGATATTCTGAGAGAGATGATCTTTAATATATTAAATTAA
- a CDS encoding type I restriction enzyme HsdR N-terminal domain-containing protein, translated as MFTPIPLNLPPFSAKLSRENDIIFIYDELRKKKLVLTPEEWVRQHWINYLHQEKKYPKSLMKTEGGLKLNTLQKRSDLLIYNNKGEKILLAEFKAPHVKITQSVFEQIANYNTVHQIPLLLVSNGLDHFYCKISFETKSYEFLKDLPDYFVI; from the coding sequence ATGTTTACACCCATTCCCTTAAATTTACCACCTTTTTCTGCTAAACTATCGAGGGAAAACGACATCATATTCATTTATGACGAGTTACGTAAAAAAAAGCTGGTACTGACACCGGAAGAATGGGTAAGACAACATTGGATCAATTATTTACATCAGGAAAAGAAATATCCAAAATCCTTGATGAAAACGGAAGGAGGACTTAAATTGAATACCCTCCAGAAGAGAAGTGATTTGCTTATTTACAACAATAAAGGAGAAAAGATATTACTGGCTGAATTCAAAGCTCCTCATGTAAAGATTACACAATCTGTGTTCGAGCAGATTGCAAATTACAATACCGTACATCAAATCCCGTTATTGTTAGTAAGTAATGGATTGGATCATTTCTATTGTAAAATTAGTTTTGAGACAAAATCTTACGAATTTTTAAAGGATTTGCCGGACTATTTCGTCATCTGA
- the clpP gene encoding ATP-dependent Clp endopeptidase proteolytic subunit ClpP, with product MNIDKNEFRKYAIKHHRIGSQHVDSFISRVQQNMPTNLTPYIVEERQLNVAQMDVFSRLMMDRIIFLGDAVTDQVANIIQAQLLFLQSTDAQRDIQIYINSPGGSVYAGLGIYDTMQYISPDVATICTGMAASMGAVLLVAGAKGKRAALKHSRVMIHQPSGGAQGVAADMEINLREMLKLKEELYTIIAEHSGQSYEWVEKSSDRDYWMRAAEAKEFGMVDEVLSSKKEIK from the coding sequence ATGAACATAGATAAAAACGAATTCAGAAAATATGCTATCAAGCATCACCGTATCGGAAGCCAACATGTGGACAGCTTCATTTCACGTGTTCAACAAAATATGCCCACTAACCTGACTCCCTACATTGTAGAAGAACGTCAGCTAAATGTGGCACAAATGGACGTATTCTCCAGATTAATGATGGACCGCATCATCTTTTTGGGAGATGCTGTTACCGATCAGGTTGCTAATATTATTCAGGCACAATTATTATTTCTTCAGTCTACGGATGCGCAACGTGATATACAGATCTATATCAATTCACCGGGAGGTAGTGTATATGCCGGATTAGGAATATATGATACAATGCAATATATCTCTCCGGACGTAGCTACAATATGTACTGGTATGGCCGCTTCAATGGGAGCTGTATTATTAGTAGCCGGAGCCAAAGGTAAGCGCGCAGCGTTGAAACATTCACGTGTCATGATCCACCAGCCATCAGGCGGTGCTCAGGGCGTTGCTGCAGATATGGAAATCAATCTTCGTGAGATGCTTAAGCTGAAAGAAGAGCTTTATACTATCATTGCAGAGCATTCAGGTCAGTCGTACGAATGGGTAGAAAAATCTTCTGACCGTGACTACTGGATGAGAGCTGCAGAAGCAAAAGAATTTGGAATGGTAGACGAAGTATTGTCTTCCAAAAAAGAAATCAAATAG
- the clpX gene encoding ATP-dependent Clp protease ATP-binding subunit ClpX, with the protein MSKNNTKDIRCSFCGISKNDAQMLIAGDGAHICDRCVMQANEILAEELKQRKSKSLQTALKLIRPLEIKQHLDQYVIGQDDAKKVISVAVYNHYKRLNQKIDKDDIEIEKSNLIIVGETGTGKTLLAKTVAKILNVPFSIVDATVLTEAGYVGEDVESILTRLLQAADYDVAAAERGIIYIDEIDKIARKSDNPSITRDVSGEGVQQALLKILEGTVVNVPPQGGRKHPDQKMIAVNTSNILFICGGAFDGIQKKIANRLRTQTVGYKMREDEQEIDLNNLYKYITPQDLKNFGLIPELIGRLPVLTYLNPLDKETLLSILTEPKNALIKQYKKLFNYEGIELEFDKNVYQFIVDKADEFKLGARGLRAICEAIMLDAMFEIPTSREDITDNTLHITLDYAKQKFEKSDIKKLHVA; encoded by the coding sequence ATGAGCAAAAATAACACAAAAGATATTCGCTGTTCGTTTTGTGGCATCAGTAAAAATGATGCCCAAATGCTGATTGCCGGAGACGGCGCTCACATCTGTGACCGCTGTGTCATGCAGGCCAATGAAATATTGGCTGAAGAGCTGAAGCAACGCAAGAGCAAATCTTTACAGACTGCTTTAAAACTAATCCGCCCGCTGGAAATCAAACAGCATCTTGATCAATACGTTATTGGTCAGGATGATGCTAAAAAAGTGATTTCGGTTGCGGTATACAATCATTATAAACGTCTGAATCAAAAAATAGATAAAGACGATATTGAGATTGAAAAGTCAAACCTGATCATCGTAGGGGAAACAGGAACCGGAAAAACACTATTGGCAAAGACAGTAGCTAAAATTTTGAATGTACCGTTCAGCATCGTAGATGCTACAGTACTGACAGAAGCTGGCTATGTGGGTGAAGATGTGGAAAGTATACTGACGCGTTTATTACAGGCAGCAGACTATGACGTAGCTGCCGCCGAACGTGGTATTATTTATATCGATGAAATCGATAAGATAGCACGTAAAAGCGATAATCCGTCCATCACAAGGGATGTATCCGGTGAAGGTGTACAGCAGGCGCTGTTAAAAATATTAGAAGGAACAGTGGTCAATGTACCGCCTCAGGGAGGACGTAAACACCCGGATCAGAAAATGATTGCTGTCAATACCAGTAATATCCTGTTTATTTGCGGGGGAGCTTTTGACGGTATTCAGAAAAAGATCGCAAACCGCCTGAGAACACAGACAGTAGGTTACAAAATGAGAGAAGACGAACAGGAGATTGACTTAAACAATCTGTATAAGTACATCACTCCTCAGGATCTGAAAAACTTTGGTTTGATTCCTGAACTGATCGGCCGTCTTCCTGTATTGACCTATTTAAATCCGTTGGACAAGGAAACGTTGTTAAGCATCCTGACGGAACCAAAAAATGCATTGATCAAACAGTATAAAAAACTGTTTAACTATGAAGGTATCGAGTTAGAGTTCGATAAAAATGTCTATCAGTTTATCGTGGACAAAGCAGATGAATTCAAATTAGGAGCCAGAGGATTAAGGGCCATATGCGAAGCAATTATGCTGGATGCGATGTTCGAAATTCCGACTTCAAGAGAAGACATTACCGACAATACATTGCACATTACGCTAGACTACGCCAAACAAAAATTTGAAAAGTCAGACATCAAAAAACTGCATGTCGCGTAA
- a CDS encoding AMP nucleosidase, producing the protein MSKNKEENSPVKAGLKSKEDIVHNWLPRYTGRPLDEFGEYILLTNFSKYLHIFSEMHDNAPIYGTDKPMQSVTAAGITIINFGMGSPMAATIMDLLSAIAPKAVLFLGKAGGLKKKNKIGDLVLPIAAIRGEGTSNDYFPPEVPALPAFALQKAISTTIRDHSRDYWTGTVYTTNRRVWEHEKSFKKYLKSIRAMCVDMETATIFSVGFANKIPTGALLLVSDQPMIPEGVKTEESDVSVTANYVQTHLLIGIDSLKQLINNGLTVKHLQF; encoded by the coding sequence ATGAGCAAAAACAAAGAAGAAAACAGCCCGGTAAAAGCCGGACTTAAATCAAAAGAAGATATCGTACACAACTGGCTTCCTCGTTATACAGGAAGACCTCTTGATGAATTTGGAGAGTATATTTTGTTAACCAATTTTTCAAAATATCTGCATATTTTTTCCGAAATGCATGATAATGCACCAATCTACGGCACAGATAAACCGATGCAATCGGTGACTGCAGCCGGTATAACGATCATCAATTTCGGAATGGGCAGCCCCATGGCAGCAACAATAATGGATCTGTTGTCAGCCATTGCACCAAAGGCCGTATTATTCCTTGGAAAAGCAGGAGGCTTGAAAAAGAAGAATAAGATCGGTGACCTTGTACTCCCTATTGCCGCAATACGGGGCGAAGGAACATCAAACGATTACTTTCCGCCTGAAGTACCCGCTCTGCCGGCATTTGCTTTACAGAAGGCAATATCCACCACGATACGGGATCATTCACGTGACTACTGGACTGGGACAGTATATACCACCAACAGACGTGTATGGGAACATGAAAAATCGTTTAAGAAATACCTCAAATCTATACGCGCAATGTGTGTAGATATGGAGACTGCAACTATATTTAGCGTAGGCTTTGCCAATAAAATCCCTACAGGAGCATTATTGTTGGTATCTGATCAACCGATGATCCCTGAAGGGGTAAAAACGGAAGAAAGCGACGTATCTGTAACTGCTAATTATGTACAAACGCATCTTCTGATCGGGATTGATTCTCTGAAACAGCTGATCAATAATGGTTTAACAGTGAAACACCTGCAGTTCTAA
- a CDS encoding pyridoxal-phosphate dependent enzyme, whose product MWYNNILETIGNTPLVKLNKVTKHLKGTILAKIETTNPGNSIKDRMAIKMIEDAEKAGLLKPGGTIIEGTSGNTGMGLAMAAVVKGYRCIFTTTDKQSKEKIDALRAFGAEVIVCPTNVEPEDSRSYYSVSSRLQKEVPNAWKANQYDNPSNAQAHYETTGPEIWEQTEGKITHLIVGVGTGGTISGTARYLREKNPDLKVWGIDTYGSVFKKYKETGIFDKNEIYPYITEGIGEDFLPENVDFSVIDLFEKVTDKDAALQTRDLARKEGIFAGNSAGAAVAGLLQLGASLKDEDVVVVIFHDHGSRYMGKMYNEDWLRERGFLKDEKLTALTILKKRETQDIVTADVDQTVIETFNTMKTLNISQIPVTQQGMVVGKITESDILSALLENPSTKSAKVQSISTKPFPFVDLNASIDKISALINKDSQAVLVEDEYGRINIITQYDIINAISEG is encoded by the coding sequence ATGTGGTATAACAATATTTTGGAAACAATAGGAAATACACCTCTTGTTAAACTGAATAAAGTCACTAAGCACCTCAAGGGTACAATCCTGGCTAAAATAGAGACAACAAATCCAGGCAACTCTATCAAAGATCGCATGGCAATCAAAATGATAGAGGATGCCGAAAAAGCAGGATTACTAAAACCGGGCGGCACCATCATCGAAGGAACATCCGGAAATACCGGAATGGGCTTGGCTATGGCGGCTGTCGTAAAAGGATACCGTTGTATCTTTACCACTACGGATAAACAGTCCAAAGAGAAAATTGATGCACTTCGTGCATTCGGCGCTGAAGTAATTGTATGCCCTACTAACGTTGAACCTGAAGATTCCCGCTCCTACTATTCTGTTTCGAGCAGATTGCAAAAGGAAGTACCCAATGCATGGAAGGCTAATCAATACGACAACCCCTCCAATGCACAGGCTCATTATGAGACCACAGGACCTGAGATATGGGAACAAACGGAAGGAAAGATCACGCATCTGATCGTCGGAGTAGGAACCGGTGGAACTATATCGGGAACAGCCCGATATCTCCGGGAGAAAAATCCGGATCTGAAAGTTTGGGGTATCGATACCTACGGATCTGTTTTTAAGAAATACAAGGAAACAGGAATATTCGATAAAAACGAGATATACCCTTATATCACGGAAGGTATAGGTGAAGATTTTCTTCCTGAAAATGTGGACTTCAGCGTCATCGATCTGTTTGAAAAAGTAACAGACAAAGATGCTGCACTTCAGACCAGAGATCTGGCCCGAAAAGAAGGCATATTTGCCGGGAACTCGGCAGGAGCTGCTGTTGCAGGACTCCTGCAGCTGGGAGCATCTCTAAAGGATGAAGATGTAGTTGTGGTTATCTTCCATGATCACGGGTCCCGTTATATGGGTAAGATGTACAATGAAGACTGGTTACGTGAACGCGGGTTTCTGAAAGATGAAAAATTAACGGCTCTGACTATTCTGAAAAAACGGGAAACACAGGACATTGTAACAGCAGATGTTGACCAGACAGTGATTGAAACATTCAACACCATGAAAACATTGAATATTTCCCAGATACCTGTTACACAGCAGGGAATGGTTGTCGGAAAGATAACAGAGTCTGATATTTTGTCGGCACTTCTGGAAAATCCATCCACCAAATCCGCAAAAGTGCAAAGCATCAGTACAAAGCCTTTTCCATTTGTAGATCTTAATGCCTCTATAGACAAAATTTCGGCCTTGATCAATAAGGATTCTCAGGCAGTATTAGTGGAGGATGAATACGGAAGAATCAATATCATTACGCAATATGATATTATCAATGCTATATCTGAGGGATAA
- a CDS encoding FtsB family cell division protein — translation MERFLYVIRNKYLLAGVAFVVWMLFFDRNDFSTQYSYQKEKSNLEKEKAYYEKEIAGIQQTIKDVQNNPSEIQRIARERYQMKKDNEDVYIILEKEAEKK, via the coding sequence ATGGAAAGATTTTTGTACGTTATCCGAAATAAATACCTGCTTGCAGGTGTAGCTTTTGTGGTATGGATGTTATTCTTTGACCGAAATGATTTCAGTACGCAATACAGTTATCAGAAAGAAAAGTCTAATCTGGAAAAAGAAAAGGCATACTATGAGAAGGAGATAGCTGGTATTCAGCAGACTATTAAGGATGTACAGAATAATCCCAGTGAGATTCAACGTATAGCACGGGAACGCTATCAAATGAAAAAAGATAATGAAGATGTCTACATTATCCTTGAAAAGGAAGCTGAGAAAAAATAA
- the eno gene encoding phosphopyruvate hydratase yields the protein MSLIIDVRARQILDSRGNPTIEVDVTTQNGFTGRAAVPSGASTGAHEAVELRDGDKKKYLGKGVLKAVENVNTKIAKALEGVDVFEQNAIDKLMIDLDGTENKGKLGANAILGVSLAVAKAAAQESGQPLYRYVGGVNANTLPIPMMNIINGGSHSDAPIAFQEFMIMPVGAPSFSEALRWGTEVFHNLKKILHDRGLSTAVGDEGGFAPTFEGTEDAIETVLKAISAAGYKPGKDICLALDCASSEFFKSNKYDYTKFEGSKGAVRTIEQQVDYLAELTEKYPIISIEDGMAEDDWKGWKLLTDKIGDRVQLVGDDLFVTNTKRLQQGIDQHTGNSILVKVNQIGSLTETINAVSLAQTSGYTSVMSHRSGETEDTTIADLAVALNCGQIKTGSASRSDRIAKYNQLLRIEEELGANARFIGKDFKYAIKKK from the coding sequence ATGAGTTTAATTATTGATGTTAGAGCGCGTCAGATTTTGGATTCGCGCGGAAATCCTACAATTGAAGTAGATGTAACTACACAAAATGGTTTTACTGGTCGTGCTGCTGTACCTTCGGGTGCTTCTACCGGTGCGCATGAAGCTGTAGAATTGCGTGATGGCGATAAGAAAAAATACTTGGGTAAAGGTGTTCTTAAAGCTGTTGAAAACGTAAACACTAAGATTGCGAAAGCCTTGGAAGGTGTAGATGTATTCGAGCAGAATGCAATCGACAAGTTAATGATTGATCTTGACGGAACAGAGAATAAAGGTAAACTGGGAGCTAATGCTATCCTTGGTGTTTCTCTGGCTGTAGCTAAAGCTGCTGCACAGGAAAGCGGACAACCTCTTTACCGTTATGTAGGTGGTGTCAATGCAAATACATTGCCTATCCCGATGATGAATATCATCAACGGTGGTTCTCACTCTGATGCTCCTATTGCTTTTCAGGAATTTATGATTATGCCGGTTGGTGCGCCTTCATTCTCTGAAGCTTTGCGTTGGGGAACGGAAGTATTCCACAATTTGAAGAAAATTCTTCACGACAGAGGATTATCTACTGCTGTAGGTGATGAAGGTGGTTTTGCTCCTACATTTGAAGGTACTGAAGATGCTATAGAGACGGTATTAAAAGCGATCTCTGCTGCAGGTTACAAACCAGGTAAAGATATCTGTTTAGCTTTAGACTGTGCTTCTTCTGAGTTCTTCAAAAGCAACAAATACGATTATACAAAATTTGAAGGTTCTAAAGGTGCTGTACGTACTATCGAACAACAAGTAGATTACCTTGCTGAATTGACAGAGAAGTATCCTATTATCTCTATTGAAGATGGTATGGCTGAGGATGACTGGAAAGGATGGAAATTGTTAACAGATAAAATCGGTGACCGTGTTCAGCTGGTTGGTGATGATTTGTTCGTAACCAATACTAAACGTCTTCAACAAGGTATCGATCAGCATACTGGTAATTCTATCCTTGTAAAAGTGAACCAGATCGGATCGTTAACAGAGACTATCAATGCGGTATCTCTTGCTCAGACCAGCGGATATACTTCTGTAATGTCTCACCGTTCAGGAGAAACTGAAGATACAACTATTGCAGATTTAGCAGTTGCGTTAAATTGTGGCCAGATTAAGACAGGTTCAGCTTCACGTTCTGACAGGATCGCAAAATACAATCAATTGTTGCGTATCGAAGAAGAATTGGGTGCAAATGCCCGTTTCATTGGTAAAGATTTCAAATACGCAATCAAGAAAAAATAA
- the carA gene encoding glutamine-hydrolyzing carbamoyl-phosphate synthase small subunit produces MTNYSKLPAILVLEDGTVYHGKAAGKIGTTTGEICFNTGTTGYQEIFTDPSYFGQIMVTTNAHIGNYGIANEESESNQIQIAGLVCKNYNINYSRKMADTSIQNYFEEENLVGISDIDTRSLVRHIRSKGAMNAIISSENLDVESLKAQLAQVPSMDGLELSSKVSTKEPYFYGDEDASTRIAVLDLGIKRNILRNFDARQVYAKVFPAKTTFAEMEAWGADGYFISNGPGDPSAMPYAIDTVKEIIAAEKPMFGICLGHQILALANGIRTSKMHNGHRGINHPVKNIIANRCEITSQNHGFGVVAEDIEKSEKVEITHVNLNDGSIEGIRVKGKKAFSVQYHPESSPGPHDSRYLFDDFVALIKK; encoded by the coding sequence ATGACCAACTACAGCAAATTGCCTGCAATTTTAGTTTTAGAAGACGGTACCGTGTATCATGGTAAAGCTGCTGGGAAAATTGGAACAACTACAGGAGAGATCTGTTTCAATACCGGCACTACTGGTTATCAGGAAATTTTTACCGATCCTTCTTATTTTGGACAGATTATGGTAACGACCAATGCTCATATCGGGAATTACGGTATTGCCAATGAAGAATCTGAATCTAATCAAATCCAAATCGCAGGATTGGTGTGTAAGAACTATAATATCAACTATAGCCGCAAGATGGCTGATACTTCTATTCAAAACTACTTTGAAGAGGAGAATCTTGTTGGTATTTCAGATATCGATACCCGTTCATTAGTCCGTCATATTCGCAGTAAAGGTGCAATGAATGCGATTATATCTTCCGAAAATCTGGATGTAGAGTCTTTGAAAGCACAACTGGCACAGGTTCCTTCGATGGATGGACTGGAGTTGTCTTCAAAGGTTTCGACCAAAGAACCTTATTTTTATGGGGATGAAGATGCTTCGACACGCATCGCTGTTCTGGATCTGGGTATAAAACGTAATATTTTGAGAAACTTTGACGCACGTCAGGTGTATGCAAAAGTTTTTCCGGCAAAGACAACATTTGCAGAAATGGAAGCATGGGGAGCTGATGGTTACTTTATCTCTAATGGCCCTGGCGATCCGTCTGCAATGCCTTATGCGATTGATACCGTTAAAGAGATTATTGCTGCTGAAAAACCAATGTTCGGAATTTGTTTAGGACATCAGATATTAGCTTTAGCGAATGGTATCCGTACCAGCAAAATGCACAATGGCCACAGAGGTATTAATCACCCTGTCAAAAATATTATTGCAAACAGATGTGAGATTACTTCCCAAAACCATGGTTTTGGTGTGGTAGCAGAAGATATTGAAAAATCAGAAAAGGTCGAGATTACACATGTCAACCTGAATGATGGTTCCATAGAAGGTATCCGTGTCAAAGGTAAGAAAGCATTTTCGGTGCAGTACCATCCTGAATCATCTCCGGGTCCGCACGATTCGAGATATTTATTCGATGATTTCGTCGCTTTGATCAAAAAATAA
- a CDS encoding YwbE family protein — MDGTNRADIKPGILVNIILKKDQRTGALTEGIVKDILTSSSYHSRGIKVRLTDGQIGRVAEIIDED, encoded by the coding sequence ATGGACGGAACGAACAGAGCAGATATAAAACCAGGGATACTGGTAAATATAATTTTGAAAAAAGATCAACGTACGGGAGCATTGACAGAGGGGATTGTAAAAGATATTCTGACTTCATCATCTTACCATTCCAGAGGTATCAAAGTACGTCTTACAGATGGTCAGATAGGTCGTGTAGCAGAGATTATAGATGAAGATTAA